A single Streptomyces mirabilis DNA region contains:
- a CDS encoding GAF domain-containing protein, whose amino-acid sequence MHDPVPRLPSLLEAVLSVGTDLELRATLQHIVDAAAELTDAPYAALDMTDPARDGLKEIRTAERPDLAGPPRAPEPPEPSKPPEPSELVVPIRVDDEVFGDLRLTGRRDAPFTDEDEQLVRVLATQAGIAIGNARLYETARQRERWIEGAAAVTTALLSGESAADALMTVAERARRLAKAEAGVILRPTEDGGMEVVTASTLDDPSDIVGAVIEPGSPVLEQLLGGEPVFIDDSATDPRMTTHVRHRFGPSMMLPLQAGGRLIGTLALPRRRGGRPYTAVERLLATQFASQAALALVHAEAQHSRERLAVYEDRDRIARDLHDLVVQRLFATGMMLESTQRRSAGADDDAHAILGRAVDELQSTVQEVRTAILALQQPPADAPTTFRGKVLREAAGAAAVLGFQPSIGFTGAVENLLVEPVAGRLLTALRRALAAVSRRAGVSRVEITVDATAPLPDGRPGVRLTVFDDGDTGNGRAEGGGSGTTVTWRSPL is encoded by the coding sequence ATGCACGATCCGGTCCCCCGCCTGCCGTCGCTCCTGGAAGCCGTCCTCAGCGTCGGCACCGACCTCGAACTGCGGGCCACGCTCCAGCACATCGTGGACGCCGCCGCCGAGCTCACGGACGCCCCGTACGCGGCGCTGGACATGACCGATCCGGCGCGGGACGGGCTCAAGGAGATCCGTACGGCGGAACGCCCCGATCTCGCCGGCCCTCCCCGGGCGCCCGAGCCGCCCGAGCCGTCGAAGCCGCCCGAGCCGTCGGAGCTGGTCGTACCGATCCGCGTCGACGACGAGGTGTTCGGCGACCTGCGCCTCACCGGGAGGCGCGACGCCCCGTTCACGGACGAGGACGAGCAACTCGTACGGGTCCTGGCGACCCAGGCCGGCATCGCGATCGGCAACGCCCGGCTGTACGAGACGGCGCGACAGCGCGAGCGCTGGATCGAGGGCGCGGCGGCCGTCACCACCGCGCTGCTCAGCGGCGAGAGCGCCGCCGACGCGCTGATGACGGTCGCCGAACGGGCCCGGCGTCTCGCCAAGGCCGAGGCCGGCGTCATCCTGCGGCCCACCGAGGACGGCGGCATGGAGGTCGTGACCGCCTCCACGCTCGACGACCCCTCCGACATCGTCGGCGCCGTGATCGAGCCGGGCAGCCCCGTCCTCGAACAACTCCTCGGCGGCGAACCGGTGTTCATCGACGACTCGGCGACCGACCCGCGGATGACCACGCATGTACGGCACCGGTTCGGGCCGAGCATGATGCTGCCGCTCCAGGCGGGCGGCCGTCTCATCGGCACGCTCGCCCTCCCCCGCCGACGCGGCGGCCGTCCGTACACCGCGGTGGAGCGGCTGCTCGCCACCCAGTTCGCCTCACAGGCCGCGCTGGCGCTGGTCCACGCCGAGGCCCAGCACAGCAGGGAGCGGCTCGCGGTCTACGAGGACCGCGACCGGATCGCCCGCGACCTGCACGACCTCGTCGTCCAACGGCTGTTCGCGACCGGCATGATGCTGGAGTCCACACAACGCAGGAGCGCCGGTGCGGACGACGACGCGCACGCGATCCTCGGCCGTGCCGTCGACGAACTCCAGTCCACCGTCCAGGAGGTCCGCACGGCGATCCTCGCGCTCCAGCAGCCTCCGGCCGACGCCCCCACCACCTTCCGCGGCAAGGTCCTGCGGGAGGCGGCGGGCGCGGCCGCGGTGCTGGGTTTCCAGCCGTCCATCGGGTTCACCGGCGCGGTGGAGAACCTTCTCGTGGAGCCCGTCGCCGGCCGGCTGCTCACCGCGCTGCGCCGCGCCCTGGCCGCCGTCTCCCGCCGCGCCGGTGTCTCCCGCGTCGAGATCACGGTCGACGCGACGGCGCCCCTCCCCGACGGACGCCCCGGGGTCCGCCTGACGGTCTTCGACGACGGCGACACGGGCAACGGCCGTGCGGAGGGCGGCGGCTCGGGTACGACGGTCACCTGGCGGTCGCCCCTGTGA
- a CDS encoding rod shape-determining protein: MTASLERLRRCHFAVDLGAARTRVYVKGAGLVVDQPSVAAINTRNGALIAVGEFAEKMTGRTPDYIRVMRPVSGGTVVDIEMAQRMLRQLLGDKVRRALRRKPRLRAAACTPHDADPLAQRAAIETLVGLGARRVELVDTLIAAAVGCGLPVERPEATMIMVCGAAATQVAVLSLGSIVTAERIPVGGEAVDRAIVQHLRHQHELMLPSQSVRPLQLALSGNGLTPHGPTSTEIHGRDVATGLARSVQVDTAAVRDAIQTPLTAVLDGIGKVLRACPPDLVADLADRGIMMVGGSALLPGLDQMLRQATGMPVHIAERPDVCAVQGLGYMLEGKIEPLILDPLAL, from the coding sequence ATGACCGCCAGCCTCGAGCGGTTGCGCCGCTGCCACTTCGCCGTCGACCTGGGCGCGGCCCGGACCCGGGTGTACGTGAAGGGCGCGGGGCTGGTCGTCGATCAGCCTAGCGTCGCCGCGATCAACACCAGGAACGGCGCGCTGATCGCGGTCGGCGAGTTCGCGGAGAAGATGACGGGCCGTACCCCCGACTACATCCGCGTCATGCGGCCGGTGTCCGGCGGCACGGTCGTCGACATCGAGATGGCCCAGCGCATGCTGCGCCAGCTGCTCGGCGACAAGGTGCGCCGCGCCCTGCGCCGCAAGCCCCGGCTGCGCGCCGCGGCCTGCACCCCGCACGACGCCGACCCGCTGGCGCAGCGCGCCGCGATCGAGACGCTGGTCGGGCTGGGGGCGCGGCGGGTCGAACTGGTCGACACGCTGATCGCCGCCGCCGTCGGGTGCGGGCTGCCCGTCGAACGGCCGGAAGCCACCATGATCATGGTGTGCGGGGCGGCCGCCACCCAGGTCGCCGTGCTGTCCCTGGGGTCCATCGTGACCGCCGAGCGCATTCCGGTGGGCGGCGAGGCCGTCGACCGCGCGATCGTGCAGCACCTGCGCCACCAGCACGAGCTCATGCTTCCTTCGCAGTCGGTACGGCCCCTGCAGCTCGCCCTCTCCGGCAACGGCCTCACCCCGCACGGCCCGACGTCCACGGAGATCCACGGGCGGGACGTGGCGACCGGCCTCGCCCGTTCCGTACAGGTCGACACCGCCGCCGTACGCGACGCCATCCAGACCCCGCTGACCGCCGTACTGGACGGGATCGGGAAGGTGCTGCGGGCCTGCCCGCCCGACCTGGTGGCCGACCTCGCCGACCGCGGCATCATGATGGTCGGCGGCAGCGCGCTGCTGCCGGGCCTGGACCAGATGCTGCGGCAGGCGACGGGCATGCCGGTACACATCGCCGAGCGTCCCGACGTGTGCGCGGTGCAGGGCCTGGGCTACATGCTGGAGGGCAAGATCGAGCCGCTGATCCTGGACCCGCTGGCGCTCTGA
- a CDS encoding S8 family serine peptidase → MTRGPVRRGAALLSAGLVLAVLPTGRAGAAEAAAPAPTRTASVTHTVTLVTGDKVTVTDLGAGKKTVTVERPREATGAVRTQVTNGAVTVVPDEALPYLRAGTLDRRLFDVSELIRQGLTDGKTAELPLIVTYGKGARAAALRGAEQKRALPSIRGAAVAADKGRTFWQSLTRQGGTVDKVWLDGRVHADLAESNAQIGTPQAWEAGLTGKGVTVAVLDTGVDADHPDLAGRVSVSKSFIDGQEVADRNGHGTHTTSTVGGSGAASDGKERGVAPDATLAVGKVLSDEGSGSDSEIIAGMEWAARDVHAKVISMSLGSTEASDGTDPMAQAVNTLSKETGALFVVAAGNTGAPSSIGSPGAADAALTVGAVDSADQAAYFTSAGPRYGDNALKPDLSAPGVDILAARSQLVAGSGYYTSMSGTSMATPHVAGVAALLAEKHPDWTGAQLKDALMSTSKQLDASAYVLGSGRVSVPDAIDAKVTATGSADLGFYSWPYEANQPVTKTVTYANSSDAAVELSLAVRGAADGVATLADSTLTVPAHGTASTTVTGDGSKAPVGDTSGQIVASAGGTPVAHTAFGLVKEEERYTLTVHVKDRAGEPTAAYLAVQQLAAGVDPFPASVDDSGTLRLRLAPGAYNLTSFLDVHGSHGADSLGLGFLAAPEITLDRDREVTLDGRQLREIRAEVERRTETRQLLMEYDRNAGGSDQFGAVQVPVKYDSIFAAPTAKVTQGTFEYRTVWRLGKPLLEVKGVGEAVAQPGATLIEGRRELPLVDVGTGPFTGVSGKAVLATLADGVEPTALAQAAQDAGAKALFVTDGAAGRLNAWFGTDDYADRPLQVATVNAADAARLRAAGRVDMTGTRNTPYVYDLSEGHEGAIPRGDLTYEPGARELAVLGTRFHAVKPVSGSEFRYSVTDAFPIGIGFQERIDYPAERTDYVSTGTGQTWMESVNLGAGTLEERSGLVHYRGGSHTTLNWFKPVWHAWLGTGLGWGQERAGNQIQFNTPGWGDSGPDHTGFGDVWSDDTGMTQFTSVYQDGTLVDRRKSSGAYVWDAPADEHTYKVVTDTTLDPDRWTLSTKGHSEWTLRSAATPADRWTFLPLVNLGYDIDTDLAGAVRGGGRVPVGIHAEYVKGAPGTGTIGGGKLEVSYDDGKSWQTVPLSGGGGAASWKGTLSVPRGAEFISLRASARDDRGGSVSQEVIRAVGVR, encoded by the coding sequence ATGACCAGAGGACCAGTCAGACGGGGGGCGGCTCTGCTGTCCGCCGGGCTCGTGCTCGCCGTACTGCCCACGGGGCGGGCGGGCGCGGCCGAGGCGGCCGCCCCGGCCCCGACGCGAACCGCCTCCGTCACCCACACCGTCACTCTCGTCACCGGCGACAAGGTGACCGTCACCGACCTCGGCGCCGGAAAGAAGACGGTCACGGTCGAGCGGCCACGGGAGGCCACGGGGGCGGTCCGCACCCAGGTGACGAACGGCGCCGTGACCGTCGTACCGGACGAGGCGCTGCCCTATCTGCGGGCGGGCACCCTCGACCGGCGGCTGTTCGACGTGAGCGAGCTGATACGGCAGGGGCTCACCGACGGGAAGACGGCCGAGCTGCCGCTGATCGTGACGTACGGGAAGGGGGCGCGCGCGGCCGCTTTGCGCGGGGCCGAGCAGAAGCGCGCGCTGCCCAGTATCCGGGGCGCCGCCGTCGCCGCCGACAAGGGGCGCACCTTCTGGCAGTCCCTCACCCGGCAGGGCGGGACGGTCGACAAGGTCTGGCTCGACGGGCGCGTGCACGCCGACCTCGCCGAGAGCAACGCCCAGATCGGCACGCCGCAGGCCTGGGAGGCCGGGCTCACCGGGAAGGGCGTCACGGTCGCCGTGCTCGACACGGGGGTGGACGCCGACCATCCCGACCTGGCCGGACGGGTCTCCGTCAGCAAGAGCTTCATCGACGGGCAGGAGGTCGCCGACCGCAACGGGCACGGTACGCACACGACGTCCACGGTCGGCGGCAGCGGTGCCGCCTCCGACGGCAAGGAGCGGGGCGTCGCGCCCGACGCGACGCTCGCTGTCGGCAAGGTACTCAGCGACGAGGGCTCGGGCAGCGACTCGGAGATCATCGCGGGCATGGAGTGGGCCGCGCGGGACGTGCACGCCAAGGTGATCTCCATGAGCCTCGGCTCGACCGAGGCGAGTGACGGTACGGATCCCATGGCGCAGGCGGTGAACACGCTGTCCAAGGAGACCGGCGCCCTCTTCGTCGTCGCCGCGGGCAACACCGGCGCCCCCTCCTCCATCGGCTCGCCCGGCGCCGCCGACGCCGCGCTGACCGTCGGCGCGGTGGACTCCGCCGATCAGGCCGCCTACTTCACCAGCGCAGGACCGCGCTACGGCGACAACGCCCTCAAGCCCGATCTGTCCGCACCCGGCGTCGACATCCTGGCGGCCCGCTCCCAGCTCGTCGCCGGCAGTGGTTACTACACCTCCATGAGCGGTACGTCCATGGCGACGCCGCATGTCGCCGGTGTGGCCGCCCTGCTCGCCGAGAAGCACCCCGACTGGACCGGCGCCCAGCTCAAGGACGCCCTGATGTCGACGTCGAAGCAACTCGACGCGTCCGCCTATGTGCTGGGCTCGGGCCGGGTGAGTGTGCCGGACGCGATCGACGCGAAGGTCACCGCCACCGGGAGCGCCGACCTCGGTTTCTACAGCTGGCCGTACGAGGCGAACCAGCCCGTCACGAAGACCGTGACCTACGCCAACTCCTCCGACGCGGCGGTCGAGTTGAGCCTCGCCGTGCGGGGCGCCGCCGACGGGGTGGCCACCCTCGCCGACTCCACGCTCACCGTGCCCGCGCACGGCACCGCGTCGACGACCGTGACGGGCGACGGCTCGAAGGCGCCCGTGGGCGACACCTCCGGGCAGATCGTCGCCTCCGCCGGCGGCACGCCCGTCGCGCACACCGCGTTCGGGCTGGTCAAGGAGGAGGAGCGGTACACGCTCACCGTCCACGTCAAGGACCGCGCGGGTGAGCCGACCGCCGCCTACCTCGCGGTGCAGCAACTCGCGGCGGGCGTGGACCCGTTCCCGGCCTCGGTCGACGACTCCGGCACCCTGAGACTCCGGCTCGCGCCGGGGGCGTACAACCTGACCTCCTTCCTCGACGTGCACGGCAGTCACGGTGCCGACTCGCTCGGGCTCGGCTTCCTCGCCGCGCCCGAGATCACCCTCGACCGTGACCGTGAGGTCACCCTCGACGGACGGCAGCTCCGGGAGATCCGGGCCGAGGTGGAGCGGCGGACCGAGACCCGGCAGCTGCTCATGGAGTACGACCGGAACGCGGGCGGCTCCGACCAGTTCGGCGCCGTGCAGGTGCCCGTGAAGTACGACAGCATCTTCGCCGCGCCGACCGCGAAGGTCACCCAGGGCACCTTCGAGTACCGGACCGTGTGGCGGCTGGGGAAGCCGTTGCTGGAGGTGAAGGGCGTCGGCGAGGCGGTCGCGCAGCCGGGCGCGACTCTGATCGAGGGGCGCCGCGAGCTGCCGCTGGTGGACGTCGGGACCGGACCGTTCACCGGGGTGAGCGGCAAGGCCGTGCTCGCGACACTCGCCGACGGTGTCGAGCCCACCGCCCTCGCTCAGGCAGCCCAGGACGCGGGCGCCAAGGCGCTGTTCGTCACCGACGGCGCGGCCGGGCGCCTCAACGCCTGGTTCGGCACGGACGACTACGCCGACCGGCCGCTGCAGGTCGCCACGGTGAACGCGGCGGACGCGGCACGGCTGCGGGCCGCCGGGCGTGTGGACATGACCGGGACGCGCAACACGCCGTACGTCTACGACCTCTCGGAAGGGCACGAGGGGGCCATTCCGCGCGGCGACCTGACGTACGAACCGGGCGCGCGTGAACTCGCCGTGCTGGGCACCAGGTTCCACGCGGTCAAGCCCGTCTCCGGCAGCGAGTTCCGCTACTCGGTCACCGACGCCTTCCCCATCGGGATCGGCTTCCAGGAGCGGATCGACTACCCCGCCGAGCGGACCGACTACGTGTCCACGGGCACCGGACAGACGTGGATGGAGTCCGTGAACCTCGGGGCGGGCACGCTGGAGGAGCGCAGCGGGCTCGTCCACTACCGCGGGGGCTCGCACACGACGCTGAACTGGTTCAAGCCGGTCTGGCACGCGTGGCTCGGCACCGGGCTCGGCTGGGGACAGGAGCGCGCGGGCAACCAGATCCAGTTCAACACGCCCGGCTGGGGCGACTCCGGGCCCGACCACACGGGCTTCGGCGACGTGTGGAGCGACGACACCGGAATGACCCAGTTCACGTCCGTGTACCAGGACGGCACCCTGGTCGACCGGCGCAAGAGCTCCGGCGCGTACGTGTGGGACGCGCCCGCCGACGAGCACACCTACAAGGTCGTCACGGACACCACCCTCGACCCCGACCGCTGGACCCTGTCCACCAAGGGCCATTCCGAGTGGACCCTCCGCTCGGCGGCCACGCCCGCGGACCGCTGGACGTTCCTGCCGCTCGTCAACCTCGGCTACGACATCGACACCGACCTCGCGGGCGCGGTGCGCGGCGGCGGCCGGGTGCCGGTGGGGATCCACGCCGAGTACGTCAAGGGCGCGCCCGGCACCGGGACCATCGGGGGCGGGAAGCTGGAGGTGTCCTACGACGACGGGAAGTCGTGGCAGACGGTCCCGCTGTCGGGCGGTGGTGGCGCGGCCTCCTGGAAGGGGACGTTGAGCGTGCCGCGCGGCGCGGAGTTCATCTCCCTGCGGGCCTCGGCACGGGACGACCGGGGCGGCTCGGTGAGCCAGGAGGTCATCCGGGCGGTGGGGGTACGGTAG
- a CDS encoding carboxyl transferase domain-containing protein, which produces MTERFSAREAIALACDDFRELPVPMRVFKPNGPLSWQGYDDSRRRAVTRTGEDESVVCGTAVIGGTRAVLIAFEFGYLGGSLGERTGDRVEAAYTHAREHRLPVVSLVATGGSRMQEGMLALTQLQRVARQSALAREAGLPQIAVLRDPTTGGGWATLGAGADVTLALPGSQVGFAGSRVRPPGADPAAYTAEAQVAAGAVDAVVREEELRETLALWLALLTAPAAEVGSEVEPVPPPSALGAPVLPATGWDAVRHARSPERPRAAAYLDAYFSRRAAISGDRCGGSDDGMLCGFGSGPAGRTVAYAAQCGTATRPAGYRTAARLIRLAGRLGVPVLTLVDTPGAANDAQAERQGAGSAIADLFAAVATARTPVTTLVIGEGGSGGALALAAPGNTWATPDSYFSVIAPELAAAILKRPASEVHATADQLRIRPQDLVELGVVRGIVEHAGR; this is translated from the coding sequence CCCATGCGGGTGTTCAAGCCGAACGGTCCGTTGTCCTGGCAGGGGTACGACGACTCGCGCCGCCGCGCCGTCACCCGTACCGGCGAGGACGAGTCCGTCGTCTGCGGCACCGCGGTCATCGGTGGCACCCGCGCCGTACTGATCGCCTTCGAGTTCGGCTACCTCGGCGGCTCGCTCGGCGAACGCACCGGCGACCGCGTCGAGGCGGCCTACACCCATGCCCGCGAGCACCGCCTGCCGGTCGTCTCGCTCGTCGCGACGGGTGGCAGCCGGATGCAGGAGGGCATGCTCGCGCTCACCCAGCTCCAGCGCGTGGCACGGCAGTCGGCGCTCGCCCGGGAGGCGGGGCTGCCGCAGATCGCCGTGCTGCGGGATCCGACGACGGGCGGTGGCTGGGCGACGCTGGGTGCGGGCGCCGACGTGACCCTGGCGCTGCCCGGCTCCCAGGTCGGCTTCGCCGGCTCCCGGGTCCGCCCGCCCGGCGCGGACCCGGCGGCGTACACGGCCGAGGCCCAGGTGGCGGCGGGCGCGGTGGACGCCGTCGTACGGGAGGAGGAGCTGCGGGAGACACTGGCGCTGTGGCTGGCCCTGCTGACCGCACCCGCGGCCGAAGTCGGGAGCGAGGTCGAGCCCGTCCCTCCGCCGTCCGCCCTCGGCGCCCCCGTCCTCCCCGCCACCGGCTGGGACGCCGTCCGGCACGCCCGCTCCCCCGAACGCCCCCGGGCCGCCGCCTACCTGGACGCCTACTTCTCGCGCCGCGCCGCGATCAGCGGCGACCGTTGCGGCGGCAGCGACGACGGCATGCTGTGCGGGTTCGGTTCCGGACCCGCGGGGCGGACCGTGGCGTACGCCGCCCAGTGCGGGACCGCGACCCGCCCCGCCGGATACCGCACCGCCGCCCGGCTGATCCGGCTCGCCGGCCGGCTCGGCGTCCCCGTACTGACGCTGGTGGACACCCCGGGCGCCGCCAACGACGCTCAGGCCGAGCGGCAGGGCGCGGGCTCGGCGATCGCGGACCTGTTCGCCGCGGTGGCCACCGCCCGTACACCCGTCACCACCCTGGTGATCGGCGAGGGCGGCTCGGGCGGCGCGCTCGCGCTGGCCGCGCCCGGCAACACCTGGGCCACGCCGGACAGTTACTTCTCCGTCATCGCGCCGGAGCTCGCGGCCGCGATCCTCAAGCGCCCGGCGAGCGAGGTGCACGCCACGGCGGACCAACTCCGCATCCGGCCCCAGGACTTGGTGGAGCTGGGCGTGGTCCGGGGCATCGTGGAGCACGCGGGGCGCTGA